The genomic segment TTGGCAAGATCCATCCTATTTCCCTGACAAGATTAAGTTTACCTCTGTTAGTTCAGTCCCTTACTGGGATAATCGCTGTGGAGTTAAGTTCAACAACATCAGCGAATTTCCTCCAAAGGCAGAAGAATTTTTAGACAAACTTAATAGTCATAAATTTACTCCCCGTGACTATATTTTGGAAAACCTAACCTTGGAAAAGTGCGCTCAACGTTATCTTAAAATTTTAGGAGAGGTTCAAAACTGTGACTAGCATTCGTACTATTGCCCAATCAATTCGACATGCTCCAGCTATTGAACGGGCTGAGTGGCTTTGGGAATTATTACGCAAACCGTACCATCAATTGCTCAATCTTGGAGGTAGAGGTGTTACCGTTTCCGTGAGTGGTTGCTGCACTGTCTCTATGCCCCCTGCGTTTTGCGGAGCATACTGGGAAACTTATGAACCTGAAACAGTCAAAGCAACAGTCAGTTGGCTACAAAAGAATCCTAACGCTCTATTTATAGACATTGGCTCCGCTGTTGGTATTTTCAGCATTGTTAGTCTATTCGCTAGTGAACAAGTAGAAGTTATCGCATTTGACTCTGATCTAGCTAGTTTGAAAGCTAGCGAGCGGATGTGTCAGTATGCTAGTGGAAATCGTCTTCAGTTAGTTCATGGATTCGTCTCTGAACAACATTTGAGCGGCTTGGGGTTGAGCGCAGCAAGTGCAACAACTCACGAATTATTATCAACGAGTTCTGTCACCGGCGATCCAGGCACAACGGCTTATATCTGCATTGACACCAATACAGACAGCACCATTCCAACCCATAGCTTAGATGGATTATTTTTTGCCAACAATCCTCCTAGTAGACCAATTCTATTGAAATGTGATGTTGAGGGGGCAGAACTTCTAGTTTTGCGTGGGGCACAGAAGTTTTTACAAGAACTCTCACCACAGTTGTTAATCAGTGTTCATCCCCCAACCTTACCCTGTTATGGGCATTCCGTGTCAGAGGTTCGGGAATACCTGGAGATGGCTGGATACCAAATCAAAGTCATAGCTGTAGACCACGAAGAACATTGGTGGTGTGAAAAGACATCCATTGACCTACGACATTAAAAGTCATAAGTGAATTTCCTGACAAGTTAGAGGCATTGCTGTATAGCTTAAACAGCATAAGATTTTCTTCCAGAGATTATATCCTGGTGACATATTCCATTTAACTTGTGCAGGAAATTACTTCCAATACGTCAGAAAAAACCAAACTATATCACTTAGATCAATTATCTAACTTTGAGATATGTTCTTAAACTTTTATCAATCCTTTTTAAATTTACCTTACTTTAAAGGTAAAGCTCGGATTGGAGGTTTACTCCAAAACTCCCTATTGAAACCCAAGCTTTCAAAGGTTATCTACGGGTTAATCATGGAGCTAGATCCTCTAGAGTGGACGCAGATTTCGCTCATTAAAGATGGCTGCGTAGAACCTTTAACAACTGCTCTATATAGCAAAATCCTTTCTCCAGGAGATACCTATATAGATGTAGGTACCCATGTGGGATTTCATACTTTAATTGCTCGGCACTTTATTGGTGATAGTGGACGGGTTATTGCCATAGAACCTCAACCTTATAATTGCCATAAAATTTTGACTAACTGGCAGGCAAATAATTTTGATAATATTTTAGTTTACGTAGCGGCTGTCAGCAATCAAAATGGTACGATCGCGCTCCACAACCAATCAGCAACAGATAAAGCTCGTCTTTCCCTCTGTTTAGACCCTGTAAACAACCAATCTCAGAAATTCCAGGTTCCTTTAGTCAGACTAGATAATGTATTTGAAGAAAATAAAATTAACAGAGTTAAGTTATTAAAAATTGATGTAGAAGGCTACGAACTTGAAGCCATAAACGGATTGAAGCATTATTCAGATAGTGTTGAAAATCTAATTTTGGAAGTGCTAAGCACACCTGCCAAGGTTACAGAAAAAACGTCTCTCCTCGTAGAGAACCTTCAAGGACTTGGTTACCACTTGCGAACAGTCGAAGGTAAAGCTTGGACACTGAGCGATCCACTTCCAGAAAGCAATTTGTGGGCATCTCGCCAAGTATAAGATTTATCAAGCATCTCCTTAAGGTTGCAGGTATGAAACAAGGCACGGTTGATATAAATTTTGTTGATTACGTATAAGTATAATGACGGAATTCCCTAGAAATTTTTCCTTAAACTCAGTCCCATCCGTGTTTGTTTCTAGTGCCTCTTCACTCAAACCAGCAGGTGGAGGGGTTCAAATTTGGACGCAAGAAAATCTGAAAACTTTACAACTAGCAGGATTGACTACATCTATTATCAGTTATGAGTGGGATCGTAGGCTTTGGGTACGTTTGAAGCGGAAGTTATGGCCAGAGCCTTATACAGATGCTTTGCCACCTAACCTAGTTGATGAAGTTATTGCCAAAGCTGAAAAAATTAGTGCTATTTTTATCTTTCTCAATGGAGAAGAAACATCAGCTTTAGTGAAACCCTTACGTGCCAGATTGGGAAATAAGTATAAGATAGTCCTATTTTCTGTGGGTTTAGCCAGTGTTGATTACCTCCACGCGATTCGCGCTAGGGGAGGTGGTGATGCTTTCAGTCAAGCAAACGTTACTGATTGGAGAATTCTCGTCCAACAGTTAGTGGCGGAATGTAAACAGCGGCAAGATATCGATCATGTCTTTTGTCTTGCCCCATTTGAGGTAGAAATTGAACGCTGGTTGGGTGCAAAACGGGTAACTTGGTTGCCTCGTACCATCTCTGAACGACCCTTAAATTGGCAGCCAAATCCAAAAAGACTCGGTTTTGTCGGTACTTTAGATCACCCCCCCACAGTAGAAGGTTTAACTCTTTTTCTGGAAGCACTTCAAAAAATAGCTGATCAGGACGTGCATCTGAGAATTGTAGGCGGTCCTACAGCAGCAGCGAGTACTATTACAAAGCGTTTTCCTCTGGTGGAATATCTAGGAAGGCTTTCTGATGAAGAACTAGAGAAAGAGGCTAGCACTTGGAGTTGCTTTGTCCATCCGATTTTTTGCTACGCACGAGGGTGCAGTACAAAATTGGCAGTCGCCCTCGGTTGGCAGATTCCGGTGGTAACAACTTCAGCAGGATGTCGTGGTTATACCTGGCGTGAGGGCAATTTACCTCTAGCTGAAACTCCAGAATCCTTGGCAAGGCTTGCTCTAGAAATGTTAATGCCTGAAGTAGCCCATTCAGCCCAGAGAGAAATTTCTGCAATCGCTCAATCTGCTCCTACTCTTGCTGAAGTTGCTGCTCAAGTTAGGTCGTCACTACTGGTTTCTTGTCAAAGTGCCGACACAGCAGCCGTTGACGATACAGTACCCATCAATCA from the Microcoleus sp. AS-A8 genome contains:
- a CDS encoding FkbM family methyltransferase, yielding MTSIRTIAQSIRHAPAIERAEWLWELLRKPYHQLLNLGGRGVTVSVSGCCTVSMPPAFCGAYWETYEPETVKATVSWLQKNPNALFIDIGSAVGIFSIVSLFASEQVEVIAFDSDLASLKASERMCQYASGNRLQLVHGFVSEQHLSGLGLSAASATTHELLSTSSVTGDPGTTAYICIDTNTDSTIPTHSLDGLFFANNPPSRPILLKCDVEGAELLVLRGAQKFLQELSPQLLISVHPPTLPCYGHSVSEVREYLEMAGYQIKVIAVDHEEHWWCEKTSIDLRH
- a CDS encoding FkbM family methyltransferase — protein: MKPKLSKVIYGLIMELDPLEWTQISLIKDGCVEPLTTALYSKILSPGDTYIDVGTHVGFHTLIARHFIGDSGRVIAIEPQPYNCHKILTNWQANNFDNILVYVAAVSNQNGTIALHNQSATDKARLSLCLDPVNNQSQKFQVPLVRLDNVFEENKINRVKLLKIDVEGYELEAINGLKHYSDSVENLILEVLSTPAKVTEKTSLLVENLQGLGYHLRTVEGKAWTLSDPLPESNLWASRQV
- a CDS encoding glycosyltransferase gives rise to the protein MFVSSASSLKPAGGGVQIWTQENLKTLQLAGLTTSIISYEWDRRLWVRLKRKLWPEPYTDALPPNLVDEVIAKAEKISAIFIFLNGEETSALVKPLRARLGNKYKIVLFSVGLASVDYLHAIRARGGGDAFSQANVTDWRILVQQLVAECKQRQDIDHVFCLAPFEVEIERWLGAKRVTWLPRTISERPLNWQPNPKRLGFVGTLDHPPTVEGLTLFLEALQKIADQDVHLRIVGGPTAAASTITKRFPLVEYLGRLSDEELEKEASTWSCFVHPIFCYARGCSTKLAVALGWQIPVVTTSAGCRGYTWREGNLPLAETPESLARLALEMLMPEVAHSAQREISAIAQSAPTLAEVAAQVRSSLLVSCQSADTAAVDDTVPINH